The nucleotide sequence GTGCCAAGACGAAGATATACAGCGCCAACATGATCAGGTAGAGGACGATCGCGACGGGCTCGATCCTGAGCGGTTCTCCGGGTGCTCTTTTTAGTGTGAATCCGTCGCCGGTTCTGTACAGCGAGAGCGCGACGACATCGATGTTGCCGATCGTCGCGAGCATGCCGTAGAAGACGACCATCGGTTGTCCGCCGAAACCGCCGAGTGCAGTCAACAGCGTGCCGGCGAGGAGCGGAAGGTAGAACGAACGGAGTATTAAGCGACGACGATCGCGCGGCGTATCGAGCGGCTCGGATTCGGGTGCGAGGCAGAGCATATCGTGCGCGGCCGGCCGCGTGAGAAAAATCAGAGCTGCCCAACCGACCGCCGAAACGAGATAGCGCCCCCATGTGGGCACGTGGAGCAGGTCGGCGATCTGCGCAGTATCTCCAGCGGTCAACCACGGCGTCACGATCAGATAGTTGACGAATTGCATGATACCGAGCCACGCCATCCAGAAGAGCAGCAGCTGGCCGAGGCTATAGCGCGGTACTCCGCTTCGATACCATGCCCTGAAAAGCAGACCGAGCATGAGGCTGACGACCGGGCCGGCAGCGAGAATCGCCAGGCTTTGGTGAATGGTGCCGGTCGGATTGTCTTCGTAGAAAGCGTAGATCTTGGGCGAAAAGCCGAACGCCTGCGCCATCAGGCCGTGACCGGTTTCGTGCAGCGCGGCCGTCAAGAGCTCGGCGAATGCAAATCCCAGAGCAGAGTTGACGAACAGGGCTGCCTTGCTCACAGGGGATACGTTTGGCACCCGCATAGGCCGCCCTTTGGCGAGGACCGCGCGGGCCGGGTGCATAGGGGGTGGGCTCGAGGGGTCGAACTAGATTCGTTGACAATGATCTCGTACAGAGTCGACGGCCAGTTCGTCATTCTGACGACGGACGGCAAATCAGATGAACGCGAGCGCGCTAATGTGTTCGAGGCTCTTCGAGTCGACCCGAAGGTACCTGACGGCGCATTTCTCATCATCCACATACGTGACTACGTGGTCCGTTTGACGCAAGCGGAGCTTGAGTCTCGGGTTCGCTCGATGGTCGAAGCGCTCGCACCCAAAATCGGCGTAGCCAGCGCGGTTCTCGTCGGAGACGCATCGCTGCGGATCGGTCTTGGTCTTCAACTCGTCGCCGGGAATATGAACTTCCGCGTCGGCGTCTTCCATGACGAGGCGAGCGCTCGCAAGTGGCTCGCCCCGGGTGCGCCTCGCACTTGACAATCGTCACGAGTTCGTGCATCATACGTCTGTAGGTCTTTAAAACGAAATAAGGTGTTCGCGAGCCGGTGCGCTGAGGGTGCGACCGGTTTTTTTGTTTTATGGAGGTAGCGGTCGTGGTCAACGATCGAAGATGGGGTCTGCTATGCCGGTGGGGTGTCACGGCCGCGGTCGCCACGGGATTGACGATCTGCGTGGGCTCGGGGTCAAGCGCGTCACCCGACCGTGCTGCTCGCGTCAACTCCTGGACGACACCGCACGTGCTGACAATCGCTGACGGCGGCGACCCGAGCACGCTCAACCCGCACTTCAGCGAAACAGCTTCGACCGCCAACCTGTCTGAGATGACGATGGCGTGGCTGCTCCGCTGGGACGAGCACAACCGCATGTATCCGGAACTCGCGACCGAAGTGCCGACCCGCGCGAACGGCGGCGTGAGCGGGGATGGGCGCACGATCACGTACCACTTGCGCAGGGGCGTGAAGTGGTCGGACGGCATGCCATTCGACGCCGATGACGTCGCATTCTCGATCAAGGTCGTGAACGATCCCGCGAATTCCGAGTTCGTGCGGTTTGACCAGATCGCGAAGGTGGATGAGCCCGACAAATTCACGGTCGTCATCCACTTGAAGAAGCCGTACTCGCCGTCGACCGAGTCCTTCTTCTCCAGCTGCTGTGCCAACCCGTGCATCCTGCCGAAACATCTGCTCGCGCAGTATCCGAGCATCAACAACGCGCCGTACAACGCGCTTCCGGTCGGTATCGGGCCGTTCAAGTTCGAGCGCTGGGATCGATCGAAGCAAGTCGTTCTCGTGGCGAACCCTTTGTACTGGCGTGGGCGGCCGAAGCTCGACAAGATCGTCTATAAGGTCATCCCAGATCGCGACGAGCTGTTGTCACAACTGCAATCGCACCAGGTCGACATGTGGTATCAGTTCAGCGGCAAGTATTTGACGCCGATCCAAGCCCTCAGCGGATACACGGTCGTCCGCCAGCCGAGCTACGCGTATAGCCACTACGATTTCAACCTCACGCACCCGGTCCTCGCCGACCCCGTCGTGCGCCAAGCGCTTCGGCTCGCGCTCGACCGCCAGGAACTCGTCGACAAAGCCGAGCACGGGATCGGGACGGTTCAAGACTCAGCGCTGCCTCCGACCGCGCCGTACTTCTTCGCTCAAGAGACGACGCCGTATGATCCGGCGAAGGCGAACGCACTGCTCGACAAAGCCGGCTGGCTGCGCGGTGCGGAGGGTATCCGCGCGAAGAACGGCGTCAAGCTCATCCTCAACGTCGCGACGCAAGCAGGTGCGCGCGACGTCGACGATCAGCTCGAAATCGCGCGCAAGGATTGGAGCGCGATCGGCGTCGGTATCGACCTGCACCACTATCCGCCGGCCTTGATGTTCGCGTCGCGGCAGCAAGGCGGCGTCGTATTCGGCGATGACTGGGACGTCGTCACTTTTGCGTGGGCTGCCGACCCGCTCGGCGACTTCTCTGCGATATACGGCTGCGACGCGTTCCCGCCGGCAGGCCAAAACGACGTTCGGTGGTGCGATCGGAGCGCGCAGACGGCGATGGACGCGCTATTCGGGCACTACGATCAGTCCGAGCGCAACGCGGATCTCCGCGTCTTGATGCGCGCGTTCGTCGACGACGTCCCATCGATCGTGTCGTTCGTCCGCGTCGATCTGTTCGGGTACAATAAGGACCTGAAAAACTACGAGCCGAACAACGTGACGCCGTTCGACAACATGATGGACGTCGACATCTGACCTATTGGGTCTGGCGCTCGTAGGCTCCGATGTCGCAGCCGGGCGGGTCCCCTTGATCCGGCCGCGACATGCCGCGCTGGTCGGTCTTCAGCAAATGGCCGGCCCAATCTCTGCAACCGCCCCGATTGCCTGCGTCGATAGCCGGGCTTAAGAACAGCAGCGCCATGGTCTGCGTCGGGCCGCCGTTGTCGTGGAGCGATCCGAGTCTCGGATCGACGTTGTTCATGTCGCCGGCGCCGTCGAGATCGCACGTCGCGTCGCTGCTCAGGTTGAACCCCTCGGTAGCGAGTGGCGAGCCGCCGCAATTCTGCGGAGTGTTGTTCGCGATGATGTCGTTTTGTACGTAGATCGGCAGTCCGAAGTGATTGTAGACGCCTCCGCCGGGAGAGTGTCCGAAGGCCGCCTTGTTTCCGGCGATCGTCGTGTTATCGATTTGCGCGCCGCCGTTGAGTCCGAACAGCAGCCCGTTGTGTATCGCACCACCGACGCCGGCCCGGGCTTCGTTGCCGTTAAACGTACTGTTCGCTACGTGCAACACGCCGTAGTTGAAGATGGCGCCGCCGCCCCGTAGATCTCGCGCCGTATTGCCGCTGAACGTGCTGTTGATGATCGTGAGGACGCCGCCATTGCAGATGCCGCCACCCGCGTTTGCAATGTTGTTTCGGACGATGCTGTTGATGATGGTCAGCGTGCCCGAGGGGCAGTTGTACATCGCTCCGCCGAAGCCGTCGACCGTCGGAGCGGGGACATCGTTCCCCTCGAGGACGACATCGTCGATCGTAAGCGTGCCAAAGCAGTGGTAGATCCCGCCGCCGTCGGGGCTGCCCGTGCCGTTGCGCACCGTAAAGCCTTTGATCGTCACGTCAGACCGCGTGAATGCGACGGAAAAACCGCTACCGCGTTTTTGCCCGTCGACGATCGTCTTGCTCGGTCCGGCTCCGACGATCTGCACGCTGTTGCGAACAGTGACGTTCTCGGTGTACACTCCCGCCGCCACGAGGATCTTGTCGCCTGACCCGCTGATGAATACAGCGTGTTGAATGGTCTTGCACGCGGTCTGCGGTGACAGGCAGTCGTTCTTGTCGCTACCGTTGAGGCCGTCCACGTAAAGCGTTGTGTTGCCAGAGGGCGCCATGAGAAGCCCCTCGGATCCGACCTCTCGGAACGCCGGATCGGGAGAACCTGCTTGGGCGCATCCCGCAAGCAGCAATATCGCGGCAGCCGCAAAACACCACGCGCGCATGACCCACACCCTCCCCAGATCTCCTGCACCAGCAGACTAGTCCCGCTGTCTGTAAGTTTGCTGAAATCTTGCAGACAAGGCCAAGCGCCTGGTTAGACGAATCCACTCGTAGTGTTGACGCCGCGCACAGTCCTCATATAACCGAGGTTCGGTCATCGGCCAAGCCGAAAGCGCGCGGAGACCTCGGTATCATCTATGAGTTGAGGATATGTTGTGTTTTTGACGACCTATCGGTTCGCCGCGTTCGCAGTTGCATGTCTGAGTGCGCTTGTAGTGGCCTGTGGTGGTGTCGGGTCGACTCTATCTTCCGGAGGGCCAGTCCACCAGATCGCTTCTCCGGATAAGAACGACCATTCCCCACATGGCGGTCCGTCTCCGACGCCGACTCCCACGTCCTCGCCGTCTCCGCAGCCGTCACCATCGGGGTCGGGGGTCGTCCAGCACGTCGTCATCATCATCCAAGAAAACCGAAGCGTCGACGATCTCTTCAACGGTTTCCCAGGAGCCGACACGGCACAAACGGGCCAGACGCACGACGGGCAGACGGTCCGCTTGGCGTCGCGCAGCCTCGCGGCCCCGGGTGATGCGCAACATAGCCATGCGGCCTGGGTGACGGATTACGACTCGGGCGCCATGAACGGGTTCGACCTGAGGGTGCCGCAAGGTCAACCGGCGAGCTACAACTACGCGTTCGTGCCGCAGTCGGAGACCGTTCCTTACTGGAATCTCGCGTCGACATACACGTTCGCCGACCGGCTATTTCAGTCGAACACCGGTCCAAGTTTTCCCGCCCACTTGTATTTGATCTCTGGCCAATCCGACATGGCGGCGGGCAACCCGGAGATCTCGGGTGTGCCGGTCAATCCGTGGGGATGCGACTCTCCACGAGGCACGATCGTGCAGGTGATGACGCAAAGCGGGCAACTCACCAACGGCCCCTTTCCGTGCCTAGATTTCACGACACTTGCAGATGAGATGGACGGCGCCGGCGTCACGTGGCGCTATTACGCGCCGGCGCTCGGCACATCAGGTGACGTGTGGTCGGCGTTTGACGCCATCAAACATATCCGTTTTGGTACCGACTGGACCCACGTCGTCTCGCCCGAGACGCAAATCCTCTCAGACGTCTCCGGCGGTTCGCTCGCTCAAGTGACGTGGGTCGTCCCGTCCAAAGTCAACTCGGACCATGCGGGAAGCCAGAGCACGACCGGACCGCAATGGGTCGCGTCCGTCGTCAACGCTATCGGCTCAAGCAAATATTGGAACAACACGGTCATCTTCGTGACCTGGGATGACTGGGGAGGCTGGTACGATCACGTCCCTCCGCCGCAGCTCGACACGATGGGGCTGGGATTCCGTGTTCCGCTTATCGTCGTCTCACCATTTGCGAAGCGTGCCTACGTGTCGCACGTCCAACATGAGTTCGGCAGCATCCTCAAGTTCACCGAAGAGCAGTTCGGTCTGCCGAGCCTCGGCACGACCGACGCGAGAGCCGACGACCTTTCGGACTGTTTCAACTTCGGCCAACGGATGGAGAAATTCGTTCCGGTGAAGACGCGGCTCTCGCCGTCGTTCTTCATCCATCAACCTGCGAGCAGCGAGCCGCCCGACGACTATTAGCAGCTGATCAGCAGTGCAGCTTCAGGACGAGCACGCTGGTCCGGGCCGTTCGGGTGAAATACCTGCCGACCGCCCATGCAAGGCTCGAACCTGGGATCCGCGCGACCGCGTCGAGGTCGTCTCCGGTCGTACCCCGGTTCGGGCTAGCCACGACAGTCCATACCGACCCGTTCCAATTCATCGTAAACGTTCGATCGGGTAGGAACGTGTTGCCGACCGCCCATACGTCGGTCGCACTTATGGCCGCCGCTCCGTTGATCACCGTGTTCTGACCGGCGACCGTCGGCGTCGGGCTTACCGAGAACGCACTCCCGTTCCAGACCTCCGCGAGCGGTGCGAAGTACGGCCCGCTATAGTAATAACCGAACGCCCACGTATTGTTTTGCGCGATCGGCACGATACTCCGGAAGATGCTGTAGCCGATGTTCGGCGTCGGTACGATGCTCAAGGCGCTGCCGTTCCAGACCTCGGCGAGCGCCTTTGGGCTGCTCGATCCTTGGGAGACGCCAACCGCCCATACGTCGGTCGAGCCGAGAGATCCGGCGCCGAGCAATTGATTGTTCGATCCGGTAACATCGGGACTCGACACCACCGACCACGATGCGCCATCCCAATGCAGCGCGAGCGTCAGGTATGCATTCGCGGTCGTGTCGAAATACGATCCGAACGCCCATATGTCGCTCGTCGAGTTGGCGGCAAGCGCGTTCAGCTGGTTGCTGTTCGATCCGACGTCTGGGCTAGCGACGATCGTCCACGTCGTGCCATCCCAATGCATCGTCAGCGTCTGTGAGATCCCGTTACGATTGAGAACGGAGCCGACAGCCCAGACGTCCGTCGGCGTTATCTCGCGCACGCTCGACAGTTGCGAGAAATCCGGTTGCGGACTGATGACGATCGACCAAGAGGTGCCGTCATAGTGCTCGGTGAGCGGCCACGAGTCATCCGTGCGCACCTGCAAGTGATACCCGACGGCCCATGCATCAGCGCGCGAGGTCGCCGAAACGCCTAGCAGTTCGTTGCCGTCGCTCGTCGTGTTCGGAGCGGAGCTGAAGTTCGCGGCGCATGAAGTCCCGATAAGCCTCGGCGACGGAAGGGCGGCAACGGGTCGTACCATTGACGCGAGCCAAAGGAATATAAGAGCAAACGCGACGCCGTAACGTGACATGATGTGGTTCTTCTGTTCGGCGACTTCCAGCCGACATTCGCGTGCACCCGCTGCGCTAGAGTTGTCGAGAGTGCTGGTTCCCAAGTTTTTCATTTTCGAAACTGAAAAAAACTGGGACCTCCAAGGCCCTAGGTCGATGTTGAAATCAGTTGCGCCGCGTGCGAGAATGGAGCTGTTATCTCCCGTCGATGTAGCGGAGGTGCGCATATGCGCCTAACAACGTTGCTCACTCTCGGGCTGGCAATCATTTCGTCAGCCGCCGTCGGCTGTTCGTCGCTCGGCGAGCGAAACGCCATATCACCACCATTGCCGGGCGTAGGAGCGATGGTCGCTTCGCAGGCGCCGCTATTTACCCCGCGACTGATCACGATGAACAGCCGGACCAGTCGCCTCGAGGCGTGGCCGATCCAACGGGGCGGCGGTAGCGATCCGGAGCCCATCACGCCTCCGCTCAACGTCGGAGGCGCGAGCGTGCTTTCGACGATCGGTGACGTCGTCGTGATGGTCGAGTCGTTCCCATCCTCGCGCGTCGTCCTATATAACACCAAGACCGGAACGACACGTTTCCTCGATGATCCATTCGGTACGCCGATCGCGATTGCGGTCGCCAAAGACAAGACTATTTATGCCTTAAATGTTTCCAAGAACGGGTCGCCTATCACGATGTATCAACCCCCGGCGCACCGCGCGGTTGAATTGAATTGCAGCGTTATGCCATCCGGCCAAGCGATCGCCGTCGACAACGAAGGGAATATCTTCATCCAAGGCTACCCTTCGAACAGCGCATATTCCATCGCGGAGATCCCGAATGGGCCCGGCGGCCCCGAGCCGCAGAACTGCGCGATCCTGCCCCTTGAGACCAATCCGGGCTACGTCGGTGGAGTCGCCATCGATCCGAAGACGGACGCCTTGATCACGCTCGACGATCCATCGTTGTGCGCGGGCGGCGAGGAAGGCCGCATGACGATCTATCCCAGGCCGTACAATCAGAGCACTGGCCGCTCAAAGGACATCGGCAAGAACTGCACGGGCGGACTCTGGCTCAATGCCGATTCGACGATCGTGTTCACCAGCGACGAAGACGTCAGCGGCAGCTTCTCGTTTATCCTACAGCGCAGTTTCCCGGATGGCGGCGACATCGGCATCTACCATGGCAGCAATTTCGCCGGTTTGGCGCCGATGCCAAGTATGCTGCCGAATTAACGCTCCCGCTGGATCCTACCGAAAACCCGCAATCTAAAAAGGTGCGGGTTTTTTTATACGTTCGAACCGCCGCTCGCTTGACTGCTGCGAATTAGGCCTTGCAATTTGCCTCGTTCAGGGTTACGCTTTGCCATGTTCGCGTCGACGCTTCGCCGACGCTATTGATTTGTGTCCGATGGAGTTGCATATGAAGATCTCACATCTAGCCCAGCGGATTTTGGTCATTTGTGCGGCGGCAACGCTCGCGGCCTGCGGCGGCGTCGGGTCGACGCTTCAGACGGGATCTCCGCAGAAGCCGACCGCGCAGGTCGCGCACGGCACTCTTAACTTCGTTCACGCCGGTGTACCGTTCGCTTCGCTTTCGGCTCATCCGGCAAGCGTCAGTCACACGATCATGGCCACGTACCCGACGACAAGCCCGCTTCTGTTCGAGGGTGATCAGGCCGATAACCGGGTCGCGATCTACAAAGCGGGCCGACTCGCTCACAACCCCGCTCCTATAGCTACGATTAGTTTGACCTGTCCCTACGGCTTGGCGATGAACTCGGTTGGTACGCTTTTTGTCGCGAGCAATTGCGGAGGCAACACCGTAACCGAGTACCCCATCGGTTCGACGTCGCCGTCGGTGACGATCACGAACGGGATAAGTAATCCGCTTGGTCTAGCGGTAGACGGAAGCGGGAAGCTCTACGTCAGCAACTACCCCGCGGCGATCACCGAGTACCCCAACGGGTCGACGTCGCCGTCGGTGACGATCACGGGCGGCGGCTTGACCGATCCATTCGGTCTCGCGCTCGACAGTCTCAAGAACCTGTACGTCGCCGACTTCGGCGCCGACCAGGTCTTTGAGATCAAGCGACACACGACCACACCGATACCGCTCAACTTGCAAGGTCTTTCCGAGCCGATCGGCGTTGCGTTCGACAATCTCGGGAACTTGTGGGTGACGGATGGCGCGGGCGACAAGATCAACGTCTATCCGCCGGGCTCGACGGTTGCGAGCCAGACGATCACGTCGGGATACACCTTCCCGTACGCGATCACCATCGACAAACGTGGCAAGGTGGCCATCTCCAACATCAGCTCGCCGATCGCGGTGCACGCGTACTTGCCCGGACAGTTCACGCCGTTCGCGACGCTGACAAACGGCATCACGCTTCCGACGGGACTGCTCTTGAAGCTACCCTAAGGGCGCACTTCGGCTCGGCGAAACGTCAAACAGCGAAGGCCCCGGCAACTCCGGGGCCTTCAACTTCGCGCCGCTCAACATTGAGCCGCCAACTCACGGGTTTCAGGTCCGGACGTGGATCACGCAAGCCGGCGCACCCTTGTGCATGCACGCTGACTCTCAACAAGAGGACAGATCGGTTACGCCCTTGCCGCTGCTACCGCTGCTGTCTTCCGCACGACCAAAGGACCACAAGGCGTGAGGCTGGCCCGAGATGCCAAAGAGAGATTGGAATGTTTGCGGTTCTGGTGCGCGTAGCGTCGTCCACGCAAGACCCGTCCAGTGAGCGACGATGTTCGTTGATTGGAATGGACGTCGGTCGTATGTCACGCCAGCGGTCCAAACGTTGCTTCGCGAAAGGGCTAGCACACCATTCAAGGTCGCGTACTTCAAGTGAAACGTCGGGCCAGGCACCTGCGTCCAAGAAACGCCATCCCAATGGGCGACGAGTGGTCGAACGCTACGGTCAAATGAAACCGTACCGACAGCCCAAACGTCGCCATCGCTCAGCTCCGAAACGGAGCTAAAGCTTCCTCCGGTTGGAAGCCCAGTCGTGAGCATTTGTGACCACGTCTGTCCATTCCAGTGGACGGCCAGTGGATACGAGCTTCCAGTCGGAGCCGTGTACGATCCAACGGCAAAGGCAGACTTTTGGGATAGGGCCGCGATTCCAGCAATGTAGCCCGGCGTCGCATAGGCGACCGACCACGATCCTCGATCGTGAAGCTCTATGAAACTAAACGCGCTGCTCTGCAACCCGGCTACGCCAACCATCCACAAAGCGTTTGACTTGCCGATTCCCGTGACGCCTTGCAATAGGGCATCCTGACCTGGATTTGGCGGTAACACGAGGGCCCACCGCTTGCCATTCCAGTGAAGGGCGAGCGTTGAGTAAGCGCCCTGCGTCAAATCGAAATAGTCGCCGACCGCCCAAACATTCGCGCTTGAGATCGCGGCAACGCCGTAGAGGTTCGGCCCGTATTTATTTGCCTCATAGTTCGGCGTCGGTACAATCGTCCACGATGTGCCATCCCAGTGCTCAGCGAGAGTCTCCTTGGCCTTGAAGTTAGCCGCCGAGCCCACCGCCCATACATCGTTTGCAGCAATTGAAACGCCCGAGTAGAAAGCATCGATGCGCAGATCCCTGGCGTTTGGAACGCGGTGGATCGTACATTGGGAGGCACCGGCCGGCGCGACGCGAGTGAATAGGATTGCGACGATGACAATCAAGATTGCGAGTAATTGTTTGTTCATTGGGATCAATCAGCAGCCTTACCGGCTTGCCATGCCTTCGCTACGTGCCGGGGGTCTCCCGCGCAACTCCTCTTTGGAGGGCCCAGAGTCAATCAGTGCACGCACATGGGTAGACGAACCAAGCCGCTAATATCAATGATGGCGCGAGCAATTTGAACAGCATGATGTGCGGACGTACGCGGAAATGCGCGGATCCTGGCGGACAGACAGAAAACCCGCGGCCTCAATTATGGCGCGGGTTTTCCTCGTAAACCATGCTCCCCGAGTTGGACTCGAACCAACGACTTGCTGATTAACAGGCAAGTCAAGCGTCTGCAGCGCCAGGCGCAAATTGCGTAAATGCGGTTGAAAAGTTGTGCCTCGTTGCGCCCCGTTGGTTGCCATTGTGTTCTATTGGCGGCAGTTAGGCGGCAGTGACTCAATGTAGGGCGGCTTCAGGGCGGGTCAGTCACCCCATCTCAACGGCGATCTTCTTCAGTTCAGTTGGCTTCCGCTCAGCACTATTGTTTTGCATTTCCCGCGCCATCTTCGCGCTTCGATCTGTCATGGAATATAGGAAGGTCCTTCGGTAACGCTACCCGCGCCAAGTACCGCCCGCAGGCAGCGGAAAAATGTTCCAGGTATGGAGGACGCAGACCCGGTCGGTGCTCTTTTTGCTTGGCCATCGTCTGCAAGTATTTCAATTCCAGCGGAGTGATATACCTTAGGTCTACTAGGACGCAACCTTCTTTGTCGTTTGGGTCATTTGGATTTGCAAGCATGATCCAATCGGGTCGCCTTTGATCGCGAATATCTTGAAGTGCCTCATCGTCAAAATCATGCTTCGATCTAGCCTGGCCGACGCTGATTATGCTAGTTACTAAAGCTCGCGAGGCATTCCTAAAGTCACACGATTGAGTGACCACAATGGCGTCGGTGTGAAAGAAATTTACGGTTGCGTTCTTCTTCTTCCGATTTGGGAGTTCCATGAGTTCGGACTCAATGAAGCGCGGGAGATAGAGACCCTGGATTATCTGCCCCTGCTCTAAGTCGGCATCCTTGGGTACATTCCACCACCAGCCTTCGTCCGGCTTGTCCGAAGTCAATAGCGCCCCCAACGAGTAGACAGCTACTCGTCTACAAAACCGCCAAATTCGACGGTGATTTCCAAATCATCCTGTAGGGGGCTAATTTGAAATAGTTCGCCCATAGATCCCCACGGTCTATAGATTGGACGCGCCCGTGGCAATACGGGGTAATTGGACGACTGTGCTAGTGCCACTAGTGCACCTATCGCGTTCACACTCGCGTTGTCGAAGGCGTCGCGGAATATATCCGGCGTGAATTCAATATAGCGAGTTGAAATCTCCCGATTCCCGGGCGGGGGGAAAATCGGATCGGGATTTAAGATTTTTACGTCTATTAGTTCTTTCACGCACGTACCATAAGATGGGAAACAAGCGGTGCAAACTTCTTGGTAAATAGGTCGAACTTGCGTCTTAAATCCTCAACGAGCCCAAGCGCGTTATCGGCGGGCGTAGCGAGACAATTGGCATCTACCGACACGAAGAATTTCTTGCTGTTTAAAAACAGGGTTTCGACCTTACAATCAAAGGTTTGACCGGATTCAACATAGACATTTCTAAAACCGCCACCCAAGTGCGTTGAGCCATCGGGCGTCAGTGCTTTAAATACATCGGATTTTGCGTCAATCGCTTCGAGTGACGTACCTGGAGCCGCGTCAAATGAGCCCGCAAAATAGATGCCGTACGGATATGGAGGTTTGAATTCTAGGCCGCCTAGCACAAGGTCGATCGGGAAAACGATCGTCGCAAGAATAATTTCTGGGTCCATCGGCGCGTTGGTCGCGAATTGAATTCTGTCAGGGGTAAGTATTACGGACGCGCTACCATTCGCAGTATTGAAATACCACTCGTCCTCGTCGCCCTTGGTCACGGTTTGAAACTTGGAGATCAAGCGGTTTGTCAACACCGTCACAACTGCATCTGTAATAGGCAACGGCGGCCGCATGATAACAAGCCGAACGGAGTCGACGGAGAGAGCTGGATCGGTGCGCGGGGTCGGGGCGACCTTCATGGTATCTGTCCCAAATTGCCCCTTCCGGTCAATGATGCCTTCGGACCTATGGTTCCCCTGATACGGTTATCGGAGTCTATGGCCTC is from Candidatus Eremiobacteraceae bacterium and encodes:
- a CDS encoding alkaline phosphatase family protein, whose product is MTTYRFAAFAVACLSALVVACGGVGSTLSSGGPVHQIASPDKNDHSPHGGPSPTPTPTSSPSPQPSPSGSGVVQHVVIIIQENRSVDDLFNGFPGADTAQTGQTHDGQTVRLASRSLAAPGDAQHSHAAWVTDYDSGAMNGFDLRVPQGQPASYNYAFVPQSETVPYWNLASTYTFADRLFQSNTGPSFPAHLYLISGQSDMAAGNPEISGVPVNPWGCDSPRGTIVQVMTQSGQLTNGPFPCLDFTTLADEMDGAGVTWRYYAPALGTSGDVWSAFDAIKHIRFGTDWTHVVSPETQILSDVSGGSLAQVTWVVPSKVNSDHAGSQSTTGPQWVASVVNAIGSSKYWNNTVIFVTWDDWGGWYDHVPPPQLDTMGLGFRVPLIVVSPFAKRAYVSHVQHEFGSILKFTEEQFGLPSLGTTDARADDLSDCFNFGQRMEKFVPVKTRLSPSFFIHQPASSEPPDDY
- a CDS encoding M50 family metallopeptidase, whose amino-acid sequence is MSKAALFVNSALGFAFAELLTAALHETGHGLMAQAFGFSPKIYAFYEDNPTGTIHQSLAILAAGPVVSLMLGLLFRAWYRSGVPRYSLGQLLLFWMAWLGIMQFVNYLIVTPWLTAGDTAQIADLLHVPTWGRYLVSAVGWAALIFLTRPAAHDMLCLAPESEPLDTPRDRRRLILRSFYLPLLAGTLLTALGGFGGQPMVVFYGMLATIGNIDVVALSLYRTGDGFTLKRAPGEPLRIEPVAIVLYLIMLALYIFVLARGLPV
- a CDS encoding peptide ABC transporter substrate-binding protein, with translation MVNDRRWGLLCRWGVTAAVATGLTICVGSGSSASPDRAARVNSWTTPHVLTIADGGDPSTLNPHFSETASTANLSEMTMAWLLRWDEHNRMYPELATEVPTRANGGVSGDGRTITYHLRRGVKWSDGMPFDADDVAFSIKVVNDPANSEFVRFDQIAKVDEPDKFTVVIHLKKPYSPSTESFFSSCCANPCILPKHLLAQYPSINNAPYNALPVGIGPFKFERWDRSKQVVLVANPLYWRGRPKLDKIVYKVIPDRDELLSQLQSHQVDMWYQFSGKYLTPIQALSGYTVVRQPSYAYSHYDFNLTHPVLADPVVRQALRLALDRQELVDKAEHGIGTVQDSALPPTAPYFFAQETTPYDPAKANALLDKAGWLRGAEGIRAKNGVKLILNVATQAGARDVDDQLEIARKDWSAIGVGIDLHHYPPALMFASRQQGGVVFGDDWDVVTFAWAADPLGDFSAIYGCDAFPPAGQNDVRWCDRSAQTAMDALFGHYDQSERNADLRVLMRAFVDDVPSIVSFVRVDLFGYNKDLKNYEPNNVTPFDNMMDVDI
- a CDS encoding choice-of-anchor Q domain-containing protein, producing MRAWCFAAAAILLLAGCAQAGSPDPAFREVGSEGLLMAPSGNTTLYVDGLNGSDKNDCLSPQTACKTIQHAVFISGSGDKILVAAGVYTENVTVRNSVQIVGAGPSKTIVDGQKRGSGFSVAFTRSDVTIKGFTVRNGTGSPDGGGIYHCFGTLTIDDVVLEGNDVPAPTVDGFGGAMYNCPSGTLTIINSIVRNNIANAGGGICNGGVLTIINSTFSGNTARDLRGGGAIFNYGVLHVANSTFNGNEARAGVGGAIHNGLLFGLNGGAQIDNTTIAGNKAAFGHSPGGGVYNHFGLPIYVQNDIIANNTPQNCGGSPLATEGFNLSSDATCDLDGAGDMNNVDPRLGSLHDNGGPTQTMALLFLSPAIDAGNRGGCRDWAGHLLKTDQRGMSRPDQGDPPGCDIGAYERQTQ